One Erythrobacter aureus DNA segment encodes these proteins:
- a CDS encoding DUF3857 domain-containing protein, with translation MRRQIAAVSFIALSASSAFAGETVLYEATPAWVEAATIDDTSRASGSPIILIDEQSTIEDGQLWTYRETAIALDSPEALTQLGTLAASWMPDKGDLRVHRAELMRDGQNIDLLAGDQRFEVLRREAKLESRMLDGMLTATMPVAGARIGDVLRLAYSTTVQDQAMGDHVQWFAALIAKPFPLAVGRVRVSWPRDLPVSRVRLGDAEVPEPKLVDGFYIWEADLPVAKPTEMPSDAPDRYLAGNLMQLGTYADWRDVSRQMASHYDVAGTVGSGALADEIARIAGASDDPLERAATALRVVQDEISYLSNGLDGGNYLPQMPQETWEKRYGDCKAKSVLLLAMLRELEVPSEVVLVRSKGGDILPDLAPIPGNFDHMIVRAEIAGQSYWLDGTGSGTRADTIDTIPRFHYALPLRNEGASLMALGSRPQSTPDRIVRISLDQRAGVVLPALVDVEVEFRGVAGAPWRVIAEQNDETVIEDAVSSGLHSVIGDMALYQPSVRYDADTGVATISARGIRTTSWRRDRSIYELDIPSEAARMVNFDADRARAAWKGIPLRLNGPLFYRSEFEILLPEGDENFRIDGAGKATQTIGGVELASDAQIEDARFTLMQTMRSVADELPATDLSAARRELVRFDRALPVLKSTGDVQQAWEYTGPQRKRLTALEAAYARLIAEAEPDESRQLLNRANFRSGVFDFAGALEDINAALQIEATSALYGDRSFLHRQMGDLEAALADLQMYEELSGKGETYHSQIELLALLGRTDEGLQLAEEYRALTDDPVSAETAMATALGWSGEAEEGLRLLKDLLVRRPGDGPLLNAICWHAATFDIVNPDRMKTCVGAVEKSEYAPGVLDSRAFAHLRLGDLDAALADLNSVLVASPGLAESRLLRGVVRVMQGDDAGQEDIDLALSIRPSLAETYAAWGLKF, from the coding sequence ATGCGTCGCCAAATAGCTGCCGTTTCGTTTATTGCCTTATCGGCATCCTCCGCTTTTGCTGGTGAGACCGTTCTCTACGAGGCTACTCCTGCATGGGTGGAAGCCGCGACGATCGACGACACGTCGCGCGCTTCCGGTTCCCCGATCATCTTGATCGATGAGCAGTCGACAATCGAAGATGGTCAGCTGTGGACGTATCGGGAAACCGCGATCGCGCTCGATTCACCCGAGGCGCTGACTCAACTGGGGACCCTCGCCGCATCCTGGATGCCCGACAAGGGAGATCTGCGTGTGCACCGCGCCGAGCTGATGCGCGACGGGCAGAACATCGACTTATTGGCCGGAGATCAACGGTTCGAGGTCTTGCGGCGCGAAGCAAAGCTCGAATCGCGGATGCTCGACGGAATGCTGACTGCGACCATGCCGGTCGCCGGTGCACGAATCGGCGATGTATTGCGGCTCGCCTATTCGACTACGGTGCAGGATCAGGCTATGGGTGATCATGTTCAATGGTTTGCGGCCCTGATCGCCAAGCCGTTTCCGCTGGCGGTTGGCCGGGTTCGTGTTTCCTGGCCGCGGGACCTTCCGGTGAGTCGCGTGCGGCTCGGGGACGCGGAGGTGCCTGAACCCAAGCTCGTCGATGGGTTCTATATCTGGGAAGCCGACCTGCCGGTGGCCAAGCCCACCGAAATGCCGTCGGACGCGCCAGATCGGTACTTGGCCGGCAATCTCATGCAGTTGGGAACCTATGCAGATTGGCGGGACGTGTCGCGCCAGATGGCCTCGCATTACGACGTCGCCGGGACGGTGGGCAGCGGAGCGCTGGCAGACGAGATCGCGCGCATAGCCGGGGCGAGCGACGATCCGCTCGAGCGCGCGGCAACGGCTTTGCGCGTCGTGCAGGACGAAATCAGCTATCTTTCCAATGGTCTCGACGGTGGAAATTACCTTCCGCAAATGCCCCAGGAAACGTGGGAAAAGCGGTACGGTGATTGCAAGGCCAAATCGGTCTTGCTGCTGGCCATGTTGCGCGAACTCGAGGTGCCTTCCGAGGTTGTCCTGGTGCGGTCGAAAGGGGGCGATATCTTGCCTGACCTTGCCCCTATTCCGGGCAACTTCGACCATATGATCGTGCGTGCGGAAATCGCCGGTCAGAGCTATTGGCTGGATGGTACGGGATCGGGCACGCGGGCCGATACGATTGATACGATCCCGCGATTTCACTACGCGCTGCCCTTGCGGAACGAAGGCGCATCTCTGATGGCGCTCGGATCGCGCCCGCAATCGACGCCCGATCGCATCGTGCGGATCAGCCTGGATCAACGTGCCGGCGTCGTCTTGCCGGCATTGGTCGATGTCGAAGTCGAGTTCCGCGGCGTAGCGGGCGCACCGTGGCGAGTGATCGCCGAACAGAACGATGAAACCGTGATTGAGGATGCCGTGTCATCGGGGCTGCATTCAGTTATCGGCGACATGGCACTGTACCAACCCTCGGTCCGGTACGATGCGGATACGGGTGTCGCAACGATCAGTGCCAGGGGTATTCGCACGACTTCGTGGCGCAGGGATCGTTCGATTTACGAACTCGACATACCCTCGGAAGCGGCCCGCATGGTGAACTTCGATGCCGACCGTGCACGCGCGGCGTGGAAGGGCATACCTTTGCGGCTCAACGGACCGCTCTTTTATCGCAGCGAGTTCGAAATACTGCTTCCCGAAGGCGACGAGAATTTTCGGATCGACGGGGCTGGTAAGGCGACGCAAACCATCGGTGGGGTGGAACTGGCGTCAGATGCGCAAATCGAGGATGCGCGCTTCACGCTGATGCAAACCATGCGCAGTGTTGCCGACGAGCTACCGGCCACCGATCTATCCGCCGCGCGCCGGGAATTGGTTAGATTCGATCGCGCGCTTCCGGTGCTGAAATCCACCGGGGACGTGCAACAGGCGTGGGAATATACCGGGCCGCAGCGCAAACGACTGACGGCGCTGGAGGCGGCCTATGCGCGGCTAATCGCCGAGGCGGAACCGGACGAGTCTCGACAGTTGCTCAATCGCGCGAACTTCCGTTCGGGCGTTTTCGATTTCGCAGGGGCGCTCGAAGACATCAATGCGGCACTCCAAATCGAGGCGACCAGCGCTCTCTACGGAGACCGTTCCTTCCTTCATCGCCAAATGGGCGATCTCGAAGCCGCGCTTGCCGATTTGCAAATGTACGAGGAGCTCAGCGGGAAGGGCGAGACCTACCACAGCCAAATCGAACTGCTCGCGCTGTTGGGGCGGACGGACGAGGGCTTGCAGTTGGCCGAGGAGTATCGTGCGCTAACCGACGACCCGGTCTCTGCGGAAACTGCCATGGCGACTGCGCTTGGATGGTCGGGCGAAGCCGAAGAAGGGCTTCGTCTGCTCAAAGACCTGTTGGTTCGCCGTCCGGGCGATGGTCCACTGCTGAATGCGATCTGCTGGCACGCGGCCACATTCGATATCGTGAACCCGGACAGAATGAAGACCTGTGTAGGGGCGGTCGAGAAAAGCGAGTACGCTCCCGGCGTGCTCGACAGCCGCGCTTTCGCCCATCTGCGTCTTGGTGATCTTGATGCGGCACTGGCCGATCTGAACTCGGTCCTGGTGGCCAGCCCCGGTTTAGCCGAGTCGCGTCTCTTGCGTGGTGTGGTCAGAGTGATGCAGGGTGATGATGCTGGCCAGGAGGATATCGACCTGGCACTGTCCATCAGGCCGTCCCTGGCTGAAACCTACGCGGCGTGGGGCCTGAAATTCTAG
- the purB gene encoding adenylosuccinate lyase, with translation MVPRYARPEMSALWEPEAKYRIWFEIEAHATEKLGELGVVPESAAKALWDWWATDPAIDVEAIDAIEAVTKHDVIAFLTWVADNVGDEARFMHQGMTSSDVLDTTLAVQLARSADILLADLDALLTAIRRRAEEHKYTPTIGRSHGIHAEPVTFGLKLAQAYAEFDRCKKRLIAAREEIATCAISGAVGTFANIDPLVEQHVADKLGLSVEPVSTQVIPRDRHAMFFSTLAVIAGSIERLAVEVRHLQRTEVLEAEEYFSPGQKGSSAMPHKRNPILTENLTGQARMIRAYALPALENVALWHERDISHSSVERFIGPDACITLDFALARLTSVIDKLLVYPDRMQANMDRMGGLIHSQRVLLALTQNGVSREDAYRLVQRNAMKVWESDGKLMLLDLLKQDEEVTAALSEQQLEEKFDLEYHFKHVDTIFARVFG, from the coding sequence ATGGTCCCCCGTTACGCCCGTCCCGAAATGTCCGCCCTGTGGGAGCCGGAGGCGAAGTATCGCATCTGGTTCGAGATCGAGGCCCACGCGACGGAGAAGCTCGGCGAACTGGGCGTCGTGCCGGAAAGTGCCGCAAAGGCTCTGTGGGACTGGTGGGCAACCGATCCCGCAATCGATGTCGAGGCGATCGATGCGATCGAAGCGGTGACCAAGCACGATGTGATCGCCTTTCTGACCTGGGTTGCGGATAATGTCGGCGACGAGGCCCGTTTCATGCATCAGGGAATGACCTCCAGCGATGTGCTCGATACGACGCTGGCGGTACAGCTCGCGCGTTCGGCGGACATCCTGCTGGCGGACTTGGATGCGCTGCTCACCGCGATCCGGCGCCGCGCCGAAGAGCACAAATACACGCCGACCATCGGCCGCAGCCACGGCATCCATGCGGAACCGGTCACCTTTGGTCTCAAGCTGGCGCAGGCCTATGCCGAATTCGACCGGTGCAAAAAGCGCCTGATCGCCGCGCGCGAGGAAATCGCCACTTGCGCGATTTCCGGCGCTGTCGGCACTTTCGCCAATATCGACCCGCTGGTCGAGCAGCACGTCGCGGACAAGCTGGGCCTATCGGTCGAACCGGTTTCGACGCAGGTCATCCCGCGCGACCGCCATGCCATGTTCTTTTCGACCCTGGCCGTGATTGCCGGTTCGATCGAACGTCTCGCTGTCGAAGTGCGCCACTTGCAGCGCACTGAAGTTCTTGAAGCGGAGGAATATTTCTCGCCCGGCCAGAAGGGGTCGAGCGCGATGCCGCATAAGCGCAACCCGATCCTGACCGAAAACCTCACCGGCCAGGCGCGCATGATCCGCGCCTATGCCCTGCCTGCTTTGGAAAACGTGGCGCTGTGGCACGAGCGCGATATTTCGCACTCTTCTGTAGAGCGTTTCATAGGCCCCGATGCCTGCATCACGCTCGACTTCGCGCTCGCGCGCCTCACCAGCGTGATCGACAAGCTGCTGGTCTATCCCGATCGTATGCAAGCGAACATGGATCGCATGGGCGGCCTTATCCATTCGCAGCGCGTATTGCTGGCTCTGACTCAGAACGGTGTCAGCCGCGAGGACGCCTACCGCCTGGTGCAACGCAATGCGATGAAAGTCTGGGAATCGGATGGCAAGCTGATGC